gcagaataTTGGAGAGAGATTTGCGAacccatgttcattacagcattattcataatagccaagaggtagaagcaacccagTGATGGACAGAGAAAAtatggcatatccatacaatggaatattactcagttttcttaaaaaaagaaggaaatcctgtcacatgctacaacacagaagaaccctgaggacattattctaagagaaataagccagtcacaaaaagacaaataacgtATGATTCAACTTATTTGAAGTATCTACAgtagccaaattcatagaaatagaaaatagaatcgtggttgccagaggctggagagagagagagaggaatggggaTTTGTTATTCAGTGGGAACAGAACcgcagttctgcaagatgaaaatgtTAAGCACAACAAAGCGAATATAGTTAAcactattgaactgtacacttaaaaatgattttaagatggtaaattttctgttttgtgttcttCTTCttcccccctttcttttcctctactTAATCTGTCCCTTGCTCAAAATACACACACTGAATCAAGAAAATGCAGGAAAGAAGAGTGAGTATTCTGCTATTCTCTTCCTTTGAGTTCCCCACAATAAGTACATCAGTTTTAGTTCAGAAACAATGAGGGAAAAGTTGGGAAGTTCAATTGCAGCCTTCTAATTACAGGAAGCAGACCATTTCTTTCAATTCAGGTTCAAGATGGCAACTCTACCAGGCAATAAGCAAATATATCTAAGTACCCAAGATCTTCAAAACCAAATGAGAaattgatttaaataataaaaatattattatactcTCTAACATTCATAATTAATGTAGCAGAACTGATCTCaaataaaagaaggcaaaaataaaaaacaacacatacacatatgcaaacattttctttactaaccaatgaaacaaaaaaattaaacatatctCATAAGTGAATAGCTTATTCCATTAGGAAATACTTCATTCTACAATCGCTTTGAACTGGTTTTCCATCAATTTcatccatttttgtttcttcacttcTGTTTGGGTGCAAAGTcccataataaataataagaaagatAATTCCAAGGAGAAGAGTAAGAGCTATAGTGATGCTGATAGGTATAAAATAGtctgaattaaaaatagagaGTGGGTAAAACCAGAACACAATCAATATCCCCAATGTGGCCAACACTCTTACAATATAATAACAAGACATGGGACATTTGGTGTTCTGTcccttaatattaaaaaatgtaaagacaagAATGAATCCAACAACAATCCTATACATCAATTCCATACCCTGGGAAGCACAAAATTGAGTGTCCTCTTTAAATGCCCACAATATGCctaaaaaccaaagaaatgacaacagaaataaagcaatcttaatatttaagaataaaagaagtaCAATGCTCAACATCCAAGATAATAATGTAAACAACTTGTAAAAGAGATATATGAGTTTGGGGCAGGGTCCATTAAGGAGATTTTTATCTGGCAAAGATTTTCTTAAAGCTATTTGATAATCAACAGTTGACCAAGAAATAGCACAGCAAGAGACCATGATGGCtgcatctacaaaacaaaaaaaatttttaagatatatttttataagaataataatagcaatattaAATTACTATATGCCATACAAGCTTTACCTGTATGCACACATCCACAAACATATGTCAGGTACTTTATATACTCATCTAATCTTTTGAAATAGGTACTAATATTCCTATATTACATATGAAGGAATTGATATTTAGAGAATGTATATATTACTTGacccaagtcacacagccagcaagttgCAGAGAGGTGAAATTTGAACTGAAATCTGCCTGATTCCAAAGTTGGTGTATTTAACCACTACATAAGACTGCTTATAAGAGTCTAAATAAATGCATTGGACAAATTTTATTGAGCAACTGGTTTAATGGAACACTTGCCATACTCTGGAAGTTCTCTAAGAGACTACAGTTACAGTCCTAGCTATTCCTGTCTTTTTTGCTTTGACCTTGGCATATAACTAAGTCACTAAAAAACAGTATCATgagagagaggtgggcagggagaaagagagggcagGAAGTTAAACAGAAAATTCAACATAAGTATGAGATATCAACAAGCTCAGTTTCCCATATCTTTAAGATGATGGATCAAATGAACAAATGTGTTCTAAAACTTACAAATTTCTATAGGCTTGACATCTTTACcccattttttccccaacaaGTAACAGAAGAGTTAAGTTCATTACTACTCTGGAAAGGCATGCCATTAGCCCCACTGTCAAAGCTGGGGACTTacaaaactgaaagcaaagaTACTggagaattagaaagaaaaaaaaaatttagagcaaAATACAGAATGTTCATTATTCCCACTTAGCCTCATTGGCTCAATGAGttggaattcttttttccttctttttaattcagcagtatttgaattaaaatatcactttctGCTAAATTtccctgtgatttcttttttataattggCTTTAATTTCCACCAAACTAAAACATACATAGTTTTCAAAAGTCAGTCAGTAAGTGCCACAGaacttagaagaaaaataggaacttgctctatccctccccaccccagtcatGACCcccagaaaaaaatcattatcaaCTTTTCTAGCTTTTCTTCTGACATTTATTGCCATATTTCTAAGTGAAACACATATTGTGCTATTTCTTAATTTACCTATGTTAGACACTACTTATTGATTTCCTAATtgggaaaaggaaatttttgcatatgcacacatatatacacaccctccttccattttcctctccctccttctatCCCAAAGAGTAACATCGCAATTTTTGGTggaatcaatattcagtgtttaCTTTATTATAGCTACATAAATACAGCCCTTTTTTTTAGCTCAGTCACGTGCTTCAGAGTGAAGCACTCtgattatatttcctttcttttaaaactttacattGTTTCCTTACTTTGCTTAGTTTTTCATGACTCTTATCAGTATTTCTTAGCAAATTctgtaaattaattaattaaacttctTGATATACATCTattaggttatttttttctttaagaatatgAGCCTTCTGCTCAAAGGTGGTTGTTGTCAAGGTTTGCTTCCTATCTTCCCCGAGCTTCCCTTCACCTCTCTTCGGTGCTGActtcctgtttcctgtttccaTATTTCTTTCTTGCTTCATTCCCATGTTTTGATCAATTCTCCAGACATTCCTGAGAAAAGCGGCACCCCAGCCAAATTTTGAGACCACGTATGTCTCAAAACGTCTCTATTCTACCCTCATATTTGATACAGTtttgttagaaataaaattcaaagtttaaaaatggtTTCCATTGAAACTTTGAGGTCATTGCTCTATTAAGTTCTAATCTCAAGTGTTACAGTTAAGAATTTCAATGCTATTCAGTTTCCCTATCCCTAAgtgatctttctttccttcaaatcTTCTAGAATCTTATCTTAATCTTAACTGAAATGTTATAATGATGGGCTTGGTATGGGCCATTTTTATCACCCTTTCAATCTAATAACCCATGTCCTTCAGTGATAagatgtttttattctttgacaGTTTCCCTAGAAATCACAACATGCATATTAAACATATCAAAGTTTAAAGTTAATCAATATTTTCACCTCAAAAGTAGATTTATCATGAACCTAGTGAAGCTTAAATCAGGACCCACATATGCCCAGACTCCTTCCAAACCTAGCAAAGCCCTAGCAATAGGTTCActttgtcatatatttttatataatctggaaaaataagatattttaattgcAATTGACCAAATTCCCCGCCTCTATTCCTTCTTACCCATCCCCACATTTTCCCCTGGTTTACTGAAGCAGCTGTGGTCATTTTGGGGATCTGGCTAAAGGGAAACTGAGTTGAGAACACTTTAGGTTTAAGGGGTATGTTTACAAGATTTGCTTGAATAACTacaactagtaagtgacagaTCTAGGATTCTCAAGCAGTTCTCCTGATCTTAACACTACACGATTACTGCTCTCAACAAGCCTTTAATTACTTAATGTTAAGGCACAATGGACTATGCTCATTCAGCTGGTGCTATCAGTTTGACATCATTTCCCATTTCCCACATACCTACCTGTTCCCAACATAATTTTCCTGATCATTTTGCTAGTCTAATCTATACATTTCACTCCATCCAAACTAAATTCCTTGTCTTTGCCAAACCATGCCTTTGCTTCTGCACTCCTCTTGGTATGAAATGACCTTGCCCAATCATACTTATATAGAATCTTACTAATTTCCTTCTGATTTGACATTACTGACACCAGTGAAGAAAACTCCCAGTAAGACTCCCAATATTCACTAAATGAGACATTGGCAATAAACTAGTGTTGTTAATTCAAACAGTATTTAAAATTAgttcaccaaaaataaaaaatcttgatCTATTCTAATCTTATGGCATATTATCTGAAGAAATTGTTGAAGCTTTTCCCAAATTTGACAATaatcaaaaaaatacatataatattgtCATTAATTTGTGAAGTTGAAActttcccaaattaaaaataaataaaaaaaaacaaatttcaattaaCTAtgctagaaaaaagactgaatcTTTTCTCCCTAtagaaattatattataaaatcattATCAAGTCAAAAGCCAATCAGAGAGTAAACAGCcaaaaaatgtagagaaaagagtattaaaataataaagatatattacttttctttctcttttgaagttTGTGGTACTGGTCAGCTTTCTTATCCCTGTAATttgctgtaatttattttcttactttaacAGTGCCTACTTTCATACcttttatggactgaattgtattCTTCCAAAATTCATATTAAAGCCCTAAGTCCCAGTGTGACTACACTTTGAGACAGAACCTTTAGGGGGGTATTAGGGTTAAGTGAGGTCATAACAGTGGGGCCCGAATTTAATAGGACTGATGTCCttgtaagagagaaagaaacaccaGAGAACTCACTTTCTCTCCATACATAGAGTAAAGACCCTGTGGGGACACAGCAAGCAGGTCTGCAATCCAAAACCTGCAATCCAAAGAGAGAGTCCTACCACTTCTCGGCCTTCTGGCTAAGATCAAGTGcagagagtcctcaccagaaaccaaccctacTGACATCTTGACCTTGGATTTCTGGTCTCCAGAATTGTAACAAAATAGCTTTCTGTTGGttaagctgcccagtctgtgataattctgttatggcagcccaagcagactaacaaaatatctaattttgttttcctaataatacattctttttttaagataaggTCCCTCtaaatgttttagttttatatCTCAAAAGACCCAGATCCACCTTTGCTTTACCTTTCTCCTAAACTACACaaggaattttaaaacactttaactCCATTCATCTTCCAACTGACTTACAGGTTATTGCTTCCTTGTACATTTAGTCTATCTTTTCTTAGCCACACGGTAGAATTTTTGTTTATACAGTCAATTTTCATTTagatttacccacatatttactACCTGCTTTGCTCTTTATTCCTTCTTGC
This is a stretch of genomic DNA from Camelus ferus isolate YT-003-E chromosome 29, BCGSAC_Cfer_1.0, whole genome shotgun sequence. It encodes these proteins:
- the XKR9 gene encoding XK-related protein 9 isoform X2, translated to MLRLFETYLEGCPQLALQLYILLEHEQANFSQYAAIMVSCCAISWSTVDYQIALRKSLPDKNLLNGPCPKLIYLFYKLFTLLSWMLSIVLLLFLNIKIALFLLSFLWFLGILWAFKEDTQFCASQGMELMYRIVVGFILVFTFFNIKGQNTKCPMSCYYIVRVLATLGILIVFWFYPLSIFNSDYFIPISITIALTLLLGIIFLIIYYGTLHPNRSEETKMDEIDGKPVQSDCRMKYFLME
- the XKR9 gene encoding XK-related protein 9 isoform X1, with product MKYTKLNFVMSVLGIIIYIADLIVDIWVTVRFFHEGQYVFGILTVGFMLFGTLVVQCFSYSWFKADLKEAGQEIQHCFLLLHCLQGGVFTRYWFALKKGYHVAFKYSSKTDNFVEEQIDPHKEIIDRVTDLSMLRLFETYLEGCPQLALQLYILLEHEQANFSQYAAIMVSCCAISWSTVDYQIALRKSLPDKNLLNGPCPKLIYLFYKLFTLLSWMLSIVLLLFLNIKIALFLLSFLWFLGILWAFKEDTQFCASQGMELMYRIVVGFILVFTFFNIKGQNTKCPMSCYYIVRVLATLGILIVFWFYPLSIFNSDYFIPISITIALTLLLGIIFLIIYYGTLHPNRSEETKMDEIDGKPVQSDCRMKYFLME